A stretch of DNA from Acropora palmata chromosome 12, jaAcrPala1.3, whole genome shotgun sequence:
tctttaaaaagtcGAAATTTTCCCTGTGTCGCAAGCGCTTGTTTGCCATAGCAGCTCATgtgatcaaattaatgaaatttcattctaactgcggatggaaacattattctttattattattatcatttatttatttaacaaagGTGACGTAATTAACCCATTGAGTTATTTAACTTACGGCCTTCAACACGATGAAATTAACagttaacacaaatcaagtgaAATACTGGTTCTActggagaggggaaaccggagtacctggagaaaacctctcggtgcagagtggagaaccaacaaaatcaacccacatttgacgccggatctgggaatcgaacccgggccacattggtgggaggcgagcgctctcaccactgcgccatcgcTGCACCCCATTTTAACGTTCATGATCTTCGCACTTTTGTTCGAGTTTTGCTCGCAGTTTTGCTTCGAGGACTTGAGTCCCGTTCAGGCCTATCTTTCGCTGCCCATAAGTAGCGCAGAAAAACTGAGCAGATCATTAACACTAAAAGAGCAACTTAGGTAGGGCACTCAACATTCTTTCGTCCAATCAAAATGGTGCAGTTTTACTCTGCCTGCATATTATAATATGTGAATTTTCTTATTCTCACCTTGCGGAGTTGTAAAGGAGGGAACAAACGATTCCAAAGCGGAGAAAGGGCAACAATCAAAATATAAAGGAAAACCACAGGAGGACTGTAAAGCTTGAGAACACCATTCACAAAGTAATGTAAAAATTCTGCAATTCAAATGATAGCAATCCAAAATGTGAATACCACGAGATTTACTAATGAGCCagctttttatttctttatttttcattttttataccACTATATGATACTAACCCAATAATCTAAGACAAGGAACAAAGTTACTTTCTTCACGTGGCAAGAATTAATTTCACTATGCAAGAAGGTATGGGTCGCTACGTTGATGACCAAACTTGCCGCCATCTTTGCTGTGGAGAGCGCCTATCACCAAGCAAACGATGGAATAAACGACGCATGCGCAACTTACAGACAATAGTTCCACCCGTTCTCGACCCCAGTGCTTACGCTGCTTTCTTTGCGTTCTTCTCTCCCTGGCAGTCATGCGCAAAAGAGCTCTGGAGTCGAGATTATAGTCCCACCCTGAGCAACTGGAAATAGAATggattctcctttttgcaaagATTTCCACTTCTTCTCACACAACTTTTTTGGCCGTTGAAAAATAAGTTGTCAAGTGTGATGACGTTCAAATGGTGAGAGGTATCCAAATTGACAGATAAAAGCTAATTTAGTTTCTTCAACGACCGTAACACTGTGCGTCACGCAACGCAGAGCAAACCTTTCGGGAACGCTGTAACTTTTCTGTCACGCTCTTTATGTTACTTGAGACGCCCACCTTGACAAAGgtaaaaatttacatattttgaaaGGTGGTTTTTCGTATTTGAGCCATAAACTGAACGGGCATTCTCTTTGATTCTCTGTGTGTAAAACATTGTCGCATTCATCGAAAGAGTTCTTCATATTATGACGTCTTAAAACTATAACCGCATATGTTGAAAATTAAATGCTTCTAGCAAATCACATCGACATCAAAGAACAAAGCTCTCACTTCTCAAAGTATACGTGGCAAAAATGTCATATGTCAAGGTGTTGTGACAGAATCCATTGCCGCATGAAGAAGTGAGCATTTTGTCGCTTGAGTATTTACAGAGCTGAGGCGGGAGAATTTGTCATTAGTTATTTACTCACGGCCACTGACAACAAAAACTACTTCAAAGTGACTGACTGGTTTTAAGCCAGCTTATTTCACCCGTTCTTGACTAAACGTCGCCTTTTAACAGTGGCTTTTCGAGCGAAATACAGTAGCCTCGTGTAAACCGCAAATGTTTAGCATTGAATGTACCTTCTCtgtataatttatattttacgCACAACCAATCGCCAAATGTTTTGAAGTGCAAGGCTTCCTGTTATAAGCCTCTcgtgctttttgttttaattcttgtttggtaaataataaattttggATCTAATTCGGTGGGGACGAGTTAACTTACCAACAAATGTCATTCCCATGTTGACAAGATTTTGAACTTTCAGCACGGCCAGCTATAGTCTATCTAGTAAGTGAATCGGCTTTAATTTTGCCAGAAACGCTTCGGTGCTTCCCTCAATACCGTAAAATGCCAATCACATGCATCTAAGCCAACCGTCTGCGCCGTCATGTGCAATGTCATATAACGTAGTGTCTAATTTAATAATTGACCTTTAGTCCTTAACCCACTGGGGCTTTCCAGGgccaatgaaaacaaataatccAACCGGCTGGAGACAGACCAGTTTGGCTATATACAATCGCAGCGAAGGGGCTGCACCAGGAATTACCTGAAACAATATTGCACTTCGTTGTCTCACCTCTGAAAGAGTGAAATGACGGCAAACTAAGTTCGAATGAAGTAACAGTGATGTGGGAGGCTGCAGAAATTAGCATACTGTCATGTTTCGTGGAATGACCCGcttaaaattatcattttataATATTTGCATCTTTCTTGAGGTGCCTGTGGCCCGAATAAGCCCTAATGGTTTCTATATGGGCCTTAtgctttttctcttattttattatttaatatctCGTGTAGTTTAACATATAATTAGTTTGTAATTTAATATaacaaaaatcgcaaaaatGAACTGAACTGAACTAACTGAATGGTATTAACCAATGACAGTAGAGACATTCGTCTCAAATTATTATGGGCGTCACGCAACCCTTCGCTCCCCATAATCGTTTGTGAAAGTGTTGCATGACACAAACCTCTACCACTGCTACTGCTGCTCccagaaaaaaggaataattaagaaaaaagaaataattaagtaaggaaagaaagaaagaatatcataaaaaaaatacagctgttaaataattgagaaaaaGCCCGCTAGTTTTCTCTAATATCATGGCGTGCTCATGATCAAGCGAGAGTTGGAGAACAAGTAGATTTTACCAGCGCGCCTATCTCTAGCAAGATTAGAAAAAGAACTTCAAGTGTAATACTACGAAACATGAGTCGAGACCAACCTCGTTCCGAGGTAGGGTTGAGACAAAATTAAGCGACGGTATTAGTTCGTGACGGAGAAGAAAATTATTGCGTGACAAAAACTTCCAGAGCATAGTCCATTGCAACTCGCGCGTGATTGCGGCTACCGTAAAGGTTGCAAGcgtgaaaaacaacttctttcGAAATAGGCAACAGTGAGGTCAAGTCCCTCTCCAGGATATTTGTTATGGTGTCGAGAGAAGGTAAGATGTGTTGAAATTATCATCCGCCTGTTGATTCGTGAAAAGCTTAGAAATGATCACACCACGCGCACAAGCCAATATTTTAAAGCTTCTTTATGTTGTGCATATTGAGCACCAAGGTTTTGATCAGCAGGTGCAAATTTCGAAATGATCAGGTTTAAGTGTAcacattttgtttgcttggttttgtttttttgaaaaagtctCTTTCTCACAAATCGAATTGTTACAGTTCCCATAGAGAAAGTTTCAAAGGTCAATTGCAATTTTACGTTCCTCCGTTTTCTGCTGTGTTTGGAGTATGTTTTCAAGATCCTTTTTAAATACCGTGGAACGAAAGAGCCgtaaaaagtttttttttctcactcggatttcttttgttcacaTAATTTTGCGAGGCTCTTTTAGGTGACAATTTCGTTTTTGtaaagtgatatatgaaatattgcGTTTTTGCATAGTCATACTTCAGGCcccggttgttcaaaaggtggCTAACgctatccagtggataaatccctatccactggataactcaattggttttgcttgtgtttatccggtggatagtgatttatccggtggatagcactatccaccttttgaacaacccAGGCCTGATGGACAAGGGACTGGTAACTAATTAAAGAAGTGACCCTTCGAAAATCCTaaatttgagaattttgaCTCGGTTTTCTAACAATATTTGCCAACCAAAACAAACGTAGAAAAAGAGTATCCTTTGGAAGGTCATCATGATTGGACTAAAGGATTCTTTGCACAGTggtgaaaataagaaataatgCTTGGAAAATATAAGGTTTATATATTACCCCTCCCTTTTTGCTGGGACCTCTTTACCCCCCTGGTCATTTACTTGGGACTCTCCCCTCCCCCCACCCTACGCAATAATCAAACAGTTCTCGCATAGTGTAATCACAGTGCAATCTGGATTTTTGAGCAAAAGCTTCTTTTCTCAAGAAATTTCTACCAGTTAATCATGGGTATAGCCCAGCAATATagtgatgatgacaatgatatTCATAATACTGCTGTCAGAACTGGCTGGGCAAGGGCTTTTCTTCTCGTAAGGATATCCTTTCTTAACTTTAACCCTTTTACCATCAGTTTCCCTTTGTTGTAAGGTGCCCAAAACACCGGTGACCCCTTTAGAGGCCGAACAAATTTGCTTAAAATATAATATGAAAAGTGGTTTAAAGTTAACACACGTAATTTTGGAAAAGCTAAGAAATACCCTGGTGTTTAAACCTTTCCCTCCcatgagtgccaattggcacttacagattttactctgtctaacgccagacgatataactcatcaatggggaaccccttgggaggcAAAGGGTTAAGGGCTCTTTTTAGAGGAAACAGCTGGGGGTGAAAGGGTTGAAATGAGATgtacctttttcttctttcgacagagaaatattttaatttctttaagGCTGTTGTACACCTACCGTCATTTCCCTTCGCTGTGCTTTATTTGATCCTTATCCCAGCATCGTTGCTATGGAAGCGGCACACCTCTCCTCTGGGACTTCaaaaggtaataataatattgttaaggacggtgcctactaagtaaagatattttttccccggtgtgtgattatgcaggaaatgtagatcttaacaagtcctattgaaattcaaaaagaaaattgggggtaaccacgcatttttcaaagataattcataaataatatctggaaaaagctttaaaatacaaagcaatgtatggcgttctttctgaaattgaagcttaattatctctcaaaaatgcatggttacccccaattttcttttaggataccaagagtacttaccatactaagatctactttctcctgatagttttaaaccgcgcaaaaatatccctgtattagtaagcattggcgataggaaatccgagtatctggagatgcgcagaacatACAGTATGTGCAAtgacaatagtaggcaccgtccttaataacgttaatattaaaattttaattattccTGATTATATTGAAGGGAATCCACAATGGCACTTTTGGATCACTCTATCCTTGTTGACCTGGAACTTGGAAGATTAGTGCTGATTTTTGATAAGGAGAAAAACTAGAATACTTGGAGATAAGCATCTaagagcagagtagagaaccacaAACTGGGATCCATGAATTGAACAGAGGGTGGCAATGGTGGTATGCAATCATCACTCTCACTGTTTCTCTAACCCTGTTAGTCCCATCAAGATCAATGGTTTTGATTTCTTGTAGTTTCCCAGCAATGAGCTTGGTATGTGGGAAAAATAAGAGTAGACTAAAACTTATAgaattaatattaaattttgttcatgGCAGTATCTAAAAGTGGAACCTAAAGTGGGACTAGTATATGAAAGTAccacacaataataataataataattatacactTAAATTCTGGACTACACAAAGACAAATCTTAGGCTAGCATATAGATCAGAAATAAACAGAAGAGTGCTAAGAACCTAACTGGCAGAAGGCAACCAGTTGGCAATTTATGATGCACCATGGAGTTGAATTCATGACAAACTAAGACAAATCGCACCAGTGCAGGATTCAAACCCAAAACATGGGTATGCACATCGAGCATGCCAACCACTGAGCAATGTGCTATCTGATTTTACCCTTTGTGATCATGCACTTGTGCTTAATTTCATTGTGAATAATCCTTGCAGTGATGCACACCTCTGATGCAGTAGCAAGAGAagggcctgaaaaattcaggtctgAATGACTTAACTTAATATTACTGTGTGCATGGTTGTCAAAAAGATTTTAAGGAGAAGGGGAACTAAGGACGATAGATGGCAGTGAGGTATTGATTATTCCTGTTCTCCCTTACATTTTACATTTCCTTGTTTAACTTGGAAATTGTAATCACTGAAACCACATAATTATTAAGTAGCCATGACTGGTTCATTTTGACAACCATGCGTGGGATAATAAatcaatgatgatgacgatgattatTGTCATTATATTATCAATTTGTATAGGAAATCGCATGACCTCGAGTACAATTATTCAGGATTAATAGGTACAAGTgcaactgtcaaaatcacaaGTACCAGTCCTATTATTCACGAATTTTGTACGAGAAGGTCGtgcgattttttatttatagtacattcaacaaaattacgaaCCGTAAGAGAatgatttaatttttcagtttacaTGATAGCATAGTCATCAAAAGCACGCAAAAATTGTGGCAACTCGCAAGTTCAGTTTTGtgtgacactgaaaataatttcacctgtcttttttgtgttttcacgcatggttgaacatgacgaaatttgtaaacaactctttggtaaaaataaagccattaaAATTGCGAAGCAACCACGctggccatttttttgttgacattCAAATTTGCCACTTACGTgttgtttccatggaaacctaAGAGGTACTCCTACGGAGTACAATTTGCGATTAATTGTActgctctcgaccaatcaaagttgagtaattttgttgagtgtacaataataatatcaacaCATGAAAATCATGTATTTACATCATATAATTacatagtctccttcgcagccgttattagggtcgtcacacaatgctcctccccaactaatgGCTGCTCACtggagctctgcattcctttccctttgctactgagaaccaacaacatgcatgtaactgtttgcagctgcaccaatcatatttctcgttacatttgccaCCAAAGGTTAAGGTTTCCAAGAAGTGAAAGCCTGCTCCTTATTCATCAATTTAacgaaaggaatgcagagctcgagtgagcagccattagttggggaggagcgttacctgacgaccctaataacggctgcgaaggagactaataATTACATAGATCAGTGTTAATATTACTGTACTTAATATTGacacattttgaattttctttaggTTTTGGTGCTATACAACTTTCTCTGCAGTATTTTGAGTCTTTATTCTTTCTGCATCGTTTTGAGGGCGTATTATCATGGCGGTCTGCTATACACATTTGCTATGAAACATGACGCTGATGTTGAACATGCATTTGCTGTGTATGTGTCCACCAAACACTTGGAGCTTCTGGACACAGTTTTCATGATCCTAAGGCACAAGCAGAGACAGATAACATTCCTTCATGTAAGTGGAGTTTCATCTAGGAAAATACCAGTTACTGTGTGTATGTATTTTAGGTCTGACAGGTTTGGTTTCTAAGGGCACTGTGGAGGCATGTTGGTGGAGACATGAGCAACAAAAAATTGGGATAAAATGAATTGATATGGACAAATTGCAACCATAAAAGATTCCAATGCTTGTGTTTAGAGTATTAGCCATTGGTCACTCCGctgaatcaatcaatcaatcaatcaatccaATTTTGATCCGGGTTTATCCCTGTAAGCGGGGGTGGCCGGATTTACCCCAGCAGCAATCTCTCTAACACCCACTCTCCATCTCGCTCAATTCATGGAGTCCTTTTTCTCCAAACCAATGCTCTTGCTCTCCTTCTCCACTTGCATCTTCCACATCTTCTTTGGTTGTCCTCGCTTCCTCTTGCCCCTCACTTCAAACTCCAATGCTTTTCTCAGAACGTGCCCATCATCCCTCCGCAACACATGCCCATACCATCTCAATCCATTTGCCTTTGCCATCTGAACGGCTGTTTCCTTCAATCCTAACATCTCCATCAGTTCCtctgttctctttttctccatcAGTTTTGCACCACACATTGCTGTCTCGGTCCTTCTTAAATCAGATTTGCAAATTTAAACTCACTTGATACCTAGTTTTTGTGTTATGTCTGTACTACCGACAAGTCTTTATacacaaaattatttgaatgttTCACCTTTGCACTGTACTGTGATGCTGTATTGGTAAGGAAGTGAATGGCAAAAAATTAGTATCAAAATGACTTGATATGGTCAAATCATAAAAAGATTCCAAAGCTTTCGTTTTAATATTGTTAGCCATTTGCCACTCTGCGGAAGGGCTGACAAATGAGACTTCAGCCTTGTAATactagcaataataattattattaactcaTGTGGTGGtgttttaatataattatttgaatGTTTCATCTTTGAAACCTAATAAGCTCCCATtcttttcaaatcattttagGTTTATCATCACACCTCCATCTTACTACTCAGTGACTACGCTTTTCGCTTCACTCCATGGCCTGCGATAGGAGTCATGCTAGGAATGAATTCATTTGTTCACGTGTTTCTTTATCTTTACTACGGCCAGTCTGCATTGCAACCAGCCCAGAGGCCCCAGTGGAAGCAACGAATGACACAGCTACAGTTGTTTCAATTTGCCGTTGGCTTTTTCCATTCACTGTTCGGTTATTTGCACCAtggtttttgcattttcagtATATTTTACGATGTAAGTATGATGGCTTTGTTTGGGAATTTTTACTACCAGGCTTTCCTCAAAGTAAAGCGTGAGAAGAAAATTGAATGAATGCATGCAAGACTGTAGAACCAGTTACGAGAAGAAAATTTTGTGAATCAAATTACTAATATTTACCATTTTAAAGAAAACCTATTTTTAgtgattttttgaaaaatctaCAATTAAGGAAAATGTGTTTTCCTTTCTATTGCTTATCACCAATTTATTTTACTTCAAGCACCATGCTTACATTATTAAAGTTTGTTATTAGATTGAATTActtcttttttaatgaaaactaaaatttcacACAGAAAATCGAAGGAATAGCTTTATTAAGGCAACTATGCACGAATGCTAGAATGATGCTTACCTTGGCTGTTTCCAAGAAACCATGattagaaaataattatcaatcTATACTcaagaaaatattatcaatCTTTAAGAACATTATACAtactttttatattttactcTGTTTGCCCTGGATTTTAgcaagagatatttgaaatatCAACTTTGTTATATCGTAAGGTTAATATTTATTTCCAACTAAATTATactagttatttttttttgtgtacgtgtcaaaaaggaaataataaagGTTGGCTTGATGTTTGGATGCACTGAGCATGTTTATTTTGCAACACTGAAGGCAAAAAATGATGGAACAAGTTAATATATTTGGTTTCAGCAATGTCTATCAGGTTACCAACAAATGACACATTTAATAGGTAATCAGTTTGAATGTTCAACTGAATATCCACAGTAGCATATTAGGCCGGCAACATGTACTTGTAATAATTACAGCTGCGCAGTTTGAAATTCGATTTTTCTTCTGGGGTACATCATCTTTCACAAACTCATTACTTGCTAGCTGCCCTTATTAAGTCAAAAGTGATGTTCTGTCagaaggaaagagaaaacCAAGAAGAATGATATTAAAGCCTCTCTCTGCCTTTTCACTCAATTTAATGTGATAAAACATGAATTTTGACATTGAAGAAACTGCATAGCCAATATTACTATCATTAACAAAACTAACAAGTTAAAATACTATGTTTGGATTTACTCATCCATGGATCCATTTAGCTACTAGGACTACAGAGCATGCATACAACTTCTATGAGAAGGGCAGGAGTCcattcaataaaataaaattgtggCAGGAGCTCTAAGTGGTCAAAATATAAACCGGGCAGCATTAGAGAACAACCTCGGGTATGTTGTGATGCCAGCCAGCTGCCAATTTATCACGACATTGAGGCAAAGTGCTAGCCAATTCATTGaaacattgaaatgaaatggcaCCAAATACCATACTCACAAAAAAAACTAGAGAGAAACCTttacaaaaaatggaaatagGAAGCGTTCTCCCTTGTCAAATGCCACAATTCTTTAatatcagtttttcaaagtgcCATCATCGAGACAAACCAGATTGTACTTCAAGTCCAGTCTTTCTCAGGGAATGTTCAAGTTTTCCCTGCCTTGCCTTATCACCCGCTTTCTGTTTCCATTGCATCAAAACTTGATAAACTTGTTCTTGTGAGCTGTGTGGATAATTCACTTTTATGTCTCGTATTTCTTGCTTTGTGAATCCAAGTTCATGAGCAAGTGACGCCCAGTCTCTCTCCCCTATTTTGCCAGCAATTTCTACCAACAATTCATCTGAAACTACAGGCCCATTTTCCAGATCAGACCTATAGattaaacaaaaacattattgtttataataattattatgaaatagtttttgaattattataatttttgccTTTAAAATGTATATAGCACAAAAGTTCAATGACCCATACAAACCTTGAATTATCATGTGGTGGGAAACAGAGGCAATATTATACcagaataaaatttttaatttgtcttttGACGGAATGATGACCAATCAATAGCTGGGATTGTACATCAGCACTGTCGAAGTTAATGACAAGACttatgaagatgatgatgacaattaAGGATTAGCTGAAagtcaaattaaaattgaaataaactgGAGTACACACACAAAGTTACACatttatttaacaaaaaagaatgTAGGTGATATTGGCTGTGTATAATAATACTGAATGAATTTCACATGAAGCCTTACCTTGAGCTCTTGGGTAGTTGAGCATCAATTTCTGATATTTCTGGTAAGATGGCAAAATTGGTGAGTTTGGCAACTTCATTTTCTGGAAGTTGTGAAATCCATTTCAACCACTGATCAGCATCGATAAAACCTGAAGAcacattataaaatatataataattacgAAACAGTTCAGTATTGGCTTTCAGTTTTTAGAGGATAAAGATGAAGCATTAAAAACCTTTTGGTTGAAATACTTGATCTGCCTCTTCAAACTCATCGCCAATTGAAGAGTTTGGGAACTAGTGCCATCAAAGGTTAGTGGGGGCCCTGTGGAAATACAGTACCAGgcatccatggcaaccctgtgagAGGAAATCACTTCCCCTTCCAAGTGCCTGGAGAGACAAGAAAGGGCCCATGAACAGGGGAGCAAGGGACTTCCGAATCCCTCAAATACAGACAAAGCACTGCAGACTAAAACAGTGGAAGGAACCCACCATTTATGCAGGCAACATTGAAATATGTGTggtttctatttcttcaataaaattatctGAACATGACATTATAGCTTCTCAAACCTTGATCTTTATCATCCATTGTTTGGATCAATAATTCAGCCTTTGATTGGGCTGTCTCctaaaggaaacaaaccaGATAACACATCGTGTGTGCAttaattcagaaattaaattagGAAAATGCCAACCCCAAAGGTTGTCGCTCAATCTCACAGGCATTGATCTCAATGCAACCACTGCCACTGGAACAACCTTTGTCCTCACACCAGCCACATTTTTGCTACTTCCCTTTACATGACTTTGGTAAATaaaacttttcaactttttcatcTTCCTTCTCTCTCACCCCACCATCCTCAGGAATTAGCACATCTATCATAGCATTTGACATCCAAGGCTGTGCTTTAAGAAAAAACTAGCGAGCCCTTTGGACTCTTAAACATGTAAGTTTGGGTGTACAGCCCTTAACGTTGCAGGCCGGCGTcaaacaatcaatcaatcaatccatTGATTGAATCCTTATGGAAATTTagataaaacatttttagaaCACCGGACAGACTCATGTTTATAAATCGCGTGGACTTGGGATTTGAGCACACGAGCCAAACCGAACTAGCATAACATGTGTAAAGCACATTTTTCGCCAGGCTTTGCTTCATATAAATttgacaaaagaatttttgataAATTAGCTTGCCCATCAGAACTAAAGTGCATGAGTGCCTGGCCAGGCGACTGAGtgtaattttttccttttttctgtaGTCGCCCGCAACCAAATGTTAGTTGCCACTGGTGACCAGGCACCGTTAGAAAACAACCTTGGACacctcttgtttttcttgtcaatGATTACCAAATCCAGCCTCCTTGCTCTAATTTCATGGTCCATTTGGCCCTTTCAACAACTTGTGTCCTAAGTTTGATTCTGCATTTGAAgctattattaataataataattattactttagAAGTTCAGTTTGTTGGTTATCATCTCTGAGGTTATTTTTCCCGGGGAAATTGAGTTTCCTCTCTGATGAAAAATGGTCCTTGAAATCACTAGTACTTTAAATATCATcacatcaaatcaaattttgatttgatttgatgtaCCTTAATATATTTAATAGGAGTTTGAGAGTGCCCTTGTGTTAAGTCTTCAAATTCAAGAATGATTCATTTGCAATCATTAGAGCAAGGTATTCAATACAATGAAGCACTTAACACTTTCTAGCTAAGATTTCATtagaaacaacaataacaacagagaaatttaataaatgaaaaatattacatCATTAACTGAGTTGTCCAGCTTCATTATAATTCGTTTCAATCCATGAACATCTAAGGGCTCTGATCTGGTTAGTAGCATAAAAATGCCTGgaggaaaaacagaaaaaatcattcttgtacaaatgtgaaaaattttaCTGGACAGCTTTCAATACAAGAAATCAAGTCATTTCATCCTAAGTCATTCACAAATTCTCTAAACTTGtatcaataaatattttgtcCAAAATTGAGACAGATATACTATAAAGTTACTATAattaatataacaataattattgttatacatataatattattgttttaatttcttgtgGGTACGGCGGGTCTAATCTGCAGGTCACAGGACtgcaggtcattgttttaccaatacagaaagtatcctaaacattcttaaaagctaaccttaggccttaaattaggcctaaacaaaagttttttgaTGTGTGGCTCTTGAGTATAAGGTGGATGCGTTAGTCATGCATTGGTGTTGTGTTGTCCATGCGTCGATGACATGTCACTGACGCGTCAGTTAAGGCGTCGGCCAACCCATTGATGGGATCATTTTGTCACCATACCCTAAgagctaataataataatgataataataataatcatcatcatcaatccaATTTTGATCCAGGTTTATCCCCGTAAACGGGGGTGGCTGGGATTTACCCCAGCAGCAATCTCTCTAACTCTCATTCTCCATCTCGCTCGATTCATGGCGTCCTTTTTCTCTAAACCAA
This window harbors:
- the LOC141860184 gene encoding very long chain fatty acid elongase 5-like isoform X1, which gives rise to MVSREEKYFNFFKAVVHLPSFPFAVLYLILIPASLLWKRHTSPLGLQKVLVLYNFLCSILSLYSFCIVLRAYYHGGLLYTFAMKHDADVEHAFAVYVSTKHLELLDTVFMILRHKQRQITFLHVYHHTSILLLSDYAFRFTPWPAIGVMLGMNSFVHVFLYLYYGQSALQPAQRPQWKQRMTQLQLFQFAVGFFHSLFGYLHHGFCIFSIFYDVSMMALFGNFYYQAFLKVKREKKIE
- the LOC141860184 gene encoding very long chain fatty acid elongase 5-like isoform X2 produces the protein MVLISCSFPAMSLVLVLYNFLCSILSLYSFCIVLRAYYHGGLLYTFAMKHDADVEHAFAVYVSTKHLELLDTVFMILRHKQRQITFLHVYHHTSILLLSDYAFRFTPWPAIGVMLGMNSFVHVFLYLYYGQSALQPAQRPQWKQRMTQLQLFQFAVGFFHSLFGYLHHGFCIFSIFYDVSMMALFGNFYYQAFLKVKREKKIE
- the LOC141860139 gene encoding uncharacterized protein LOC141860139, whose protein sequence is MFRFLRKNKQQQRQQDRDPSPADRFQRNSSESGPEEDFEKEDELEEELKLLFESMSPESSDDYVVPVTEIERLWLRFQQLGVNDEGMLPLPAMLQHPSFKSDPFARVIWDTFPRDENGNIEFHSFAGVLRWWALVPLEEKLESIFMLLTRSEPLDVHGLKRIIMKLDNSVNDETAQSKAELLIQTMDDKDQGFIDADQWLKWISQLPENEVAKLTNFAILPEISEIDAQLPKSSRSDLENGPVVSDELLVEIAGKIGERDWASLAHELGFTKQEIRDIKVNYPHSSQEQVYQVLMQWKQKAGDKARQGKLEHSLRKTGLEVQSGLSR